Proteins encoded in a region of the Triticum dicoccoides isolate Atlit2015 ecotype Zavitan chromosome 3A, WEW_v2.0, whole genome shotgun sequence genome:
- the LOC119271879 gene encoding N-glycosylase/DNA lyase OGG1-like: MRPPLLPRVASAASATPPRRQRTVRPPMPPSPALLSSTPPPAAPTETPKPETTHHPTGQTFLWRRTSLSPLRFTAAVGPHLVSLSHLPDDDRLAFLLHNGDPASPSVATARAALCDYLNAAVPLADLWVRFTAADARFAEVAARLGGGGARVLRQDPVECLFQFLCSSNNNIARIEKMVWTLAGYGERLGEVGGFVFHRFPTVERLAQVSEQELREAGFGYRAKYVVGTAKELMAKPGGGAKWLALLRDRELPEVIEGLCTLPGVGPKVAACIALFSLDKNQAIPVDTHVWKVATQYMLPELAGKSLTPKLSIVVADAFVAKFGEYAGWAQNVLFIGQLPAKKLVATEVTSDTAKPTKRKRATKMVEIQA, encoded by the exons ATGCGTCCCCCGCTCCTCCCCCgcgtcgcctccgccgcctccgccacgccTCCTCGCCGCCAGCGCACCGTCAGGCCGCCGATGCCGCCCTCCCCTGCCCTCCTCTCCTCCACCCCACCGCCGGCCGCACCCACAGAAACCCCCAAGCCCGAGACCACCCACCA CCCCACCGGCCAGACCTTCCTCTGGCGCCGCACCTCGCTCTCCCCGCTCCGATTCACCGCTGCCGTGGGCCCgcacctcgtctccctctcccacctCCCCGACGAcgaccgcctcgccttcctcctccacAACGGCGACCCCGCCTCCCCCTCCGTAGCCACCGCCCGGGCCGCGCTGTGCGACTATCTGAACGCGGCCGTCCCCCTCGCCGACCTCTGGGTCCGGTTCACCGCCGCCGATGCGCGCTTCGCGGAGGTCGCGGCACGGCTCGGCGGCGGTGGCGCACGGGTGCTCAGGCAGGACCCGGTCGAGTGTCTGTTCCAGTTCCTCTGCTCCTCCAACAACAACATCGCGCGGATCGAGAAGATGGTCTGGACGCTGGCCGGATACGGAGAGCGGCTCGGAGAGGTCGGCGGCTTCGTCTTCCACCGGTTCCCCACTGTCGAGCGGCTCGCGCAGGTGTCAGAGCAGGAGCTTCGGGAGGCTGGGTTTGGGTACAG GGCAAAGTATGTTGTTGGCACTGCTAAAGAATTGATGGCCAAGCCTGGTGGAGGCGCAAAATGGCTTGCCTTGCTGCGTGACAGGGAACTTCCAGAGGTAATTGAGGGTCTTTGTACGCTGCCAGGTGTTGGTCCAAAAGTTGCAGCCTGCATTGCTCTGTTCTCTCTTGATAAGAATCAGGCTATTCCTGTCGACACACATGTCTGGAAG GTTGCTACACAATATATGTTGCCTGAGCTAGCTGGCAAGAGCCTGACTCCAAAACTGAGCATTGTTGTTGCCGATGCATTTGTAGCCAAATTTGGCGAGTATGCTGGTTGGGCGCAGAATGTTCTCTTTATTGGCCAGCTACCTGCTAAAAAACTTGTGGCCACCGAAGTTACCAGTGACACTGCGAAACCTACCAAGAGGAAACGTGCGACGAAGATGGTTGAAATACAGGCATGA
- the LOC119271154 gene encoding uncharacterized protein LOC119271154 → MAHLLHEKRNPKSKLAEGISDSILSRLASSSVLPLDDEDLLQEILLHLPPQPSSLPRASLVCPCRRNILSNHKFLRRFRKHHRKPPLLGFFARCLISKATVFTSVLNSPDCIPAGRFLVPHSHNPFKELRFMGCRHGLAVLFEMSLHSPMPTGLIVWDPLNGQQHNHLTMPSGLNGDKWECWNATVLCTNVEDGHVHGDCFSSPFKLVLIFNRDTDASTCVYESISGVWGDIVSVETKKVISPLRPSILIGNVLYWLLVGGEVLVHDFERQSLGLIEKPADTHNGHVELSYHLLRIEDNGLGMAIVSELTIKLWERKSNCDGVAEENCSTGWVVSADNA, encoded by the exons ATGGCGCATCTCCTCCATGAGAAAAG GAACCCTAAATCCAAATTGGCTGAGGGGATTTCTGACTCGATTCTGAGCCGCCTCGCTTCCTCGTCGGTGCTACCGCTCGATGATGAGGACCTTCTccaggagatcctcctccacctcccTCCACAACCATCCTCCCTCCCGCGCGCCTCCCTTGTTTGCCCATGCCGGCGTAACATCCTTTCCAACCACAAGTTTCTCCGCCGCTTTCGCAAGCATCACCGGAAACCACCTCTGCTTGGCTTCTTTGCAAGGTGTTTAATCAGTAAAGCGACCGTCTTCACTTCTGTCCTTAACTCGCCTGACTGCATCCCTGCTGGTCGCTTTCTCGTGCCACACAGCCACAACCCGTTCAAGGAGTTGCGCTTCATGggatgccgccatggcctcgcTGTCCTATTCGAAATGTCACTACATTCCCCCATGCCAACGGGTTTGATTGTGTGGGATCCACTCAATGGTCAACAACACAACCATTTGACAATGCCATCAGGGCTCAATGGTGACAAATGGGAGTGTTGGAATGCCACTGTGTTGTGCACTAATGTCGAAGATGGTCATGTGCACGGTGATTGCTTCTCGAGCCCGTTCAAATTGGTCTTGATCTTCAACAGAGACACAGATGCTTCAACCTGCGTCTACGAATCGATATCTGGTGTATGGGGAGATATTGTCTCCGTGGAAACCAAGAAAGTAATTTCTCCCTTGAGACCCAGCATTCTGATTGGAAATGTACTTTACTGGTTGCTTGTTGGAGGTGAAGTCCTTGTGCATGATTTTGAAAGGCAGAGTCTTGGTCTGATTGAGAAGCCAGCAGACACACATAATGGACATGTCGAGCTTTCTTATCATCTCTTACGGATAGAGGATAATGGACTTGGTATGGCCATTGTGTCAGAACTTACAATTAAATTATGGGAGAGGAAATCCAACTGTGATGGTGTTGCTGAAGAAAATTGCTCCACTGGATGGGTTGTTTCCGCAGACAATGCCTAG